A segment of the Lycium ferocissimum isolate CSIRO_LF1 chromosome 5, AGI_CSIRO_Lferr_CH_V1, whole genome shotgun sequence genome:
GCTATCTTCTCATAGGAGAAATATTGCAATCTTCAGATTTGGCAGGCGGATGCAAAGTTGGAACTGTGGCATGGTCCGCAGCTCCAGGCATTTCAAAAAACAAGTCGTCTTCGTTATCAAGCATTCATCAAGCCCTGGCTTATGGCTTTGAACTTTCTTGGAGGCGTGATTTTTTGTGCAGAGATTGTGAAGCGAGAGGTGACGCTTACAATTGCATTTTGGAAGACAACAACGATGTTGTAACTtgtggtcattattgcaaaGAGTCCACTCCTGTTTCGGAACTTTCTTTCCGATGCAAAGTCGAGTACTATTCTGGTAAGAGTTTAACTCATATACACCATGCattatattttttctctttcacaATTATGTCACTCAAAAGATATCTATAGAAGGTGAAAGTTTactaacttttttgtttttttcttcttttgcaatTTTGGCAGTTTTTGTATTGTTCTTTGGCGGTATAGGAATAGGTAAGGCCCTATAACTAAGATCCAATAATTTGTTGTCTcaagaaaatgcagatttttcTTACTACagctatttatttattttttaaaattatgcaGGTGCACTTCTGGTGCTAAGATTTCTTGTGGGAATACCAATCTTGATTGCAGTTGTGGTGTGGCAGTGCAAAAGACGGAATTTGTCAACATCGGATGATGATGGCTTGGGGGATAAAGCTTCTTCCAGTGAACAAAATTGTTAGGATTCTTGATTTTCATCATTGTATTTGTTAGTATCCATGAACAAGCTTTTGTGTATTTTATTCATAACTTTAGGACAAGGTCAATCTAATTACTAGTAGGATTCCTTTCCAGATTAATCCGAGTCCGCAAATTTTttagtatgaa
Coding sequences within it:
- the LOC132056449 gene encoding uncharacterized protein LOC132056449 — protein: MSIRSSFFARVFLFATFITSSIAQSTCVPSSCGDIREIRFPFRLKTDPEHCGKSGYELDCQNNQTVINYKSRKFYVQGINYRSYTIRLLDPALKDQKENCTVFPDHRASYDAMTSQIFGWLRVDNDINYVNCRAPINSPPYIPASFCRTNTTAANSDFSYLLIGEILQSSDLAGGCKVGTVAWSAAPGISKNKSSSLSSIHQALAYGFELSWRRDFLCRDCEARGDAYNCILEDNNDVVTCGHYCKESTPVSELSFRCKVEYYSVFVLFFGGIGIGALLVLRFLVGIPILIAVVVWQCKRRNLSTSDDDGLGDKASSSEQNC